Below is a genomic region from Jiangella gansuensis DSM 44835.
CGACGGCGACGAGCACGACGCCATCCCGGCCGAGCTGCGGCGCACCAGCGGCTACCTGACCCACCCGGTGTTCAACACGCACCGCTCCGAGACGTCGATGCTGCGGTACCTGCGCAGGCTGGCGGACAAGGACTATGCGCTCGACCGCGGCATGATCCCGCTCGGCTCGTGCACGATGAAGCTCAACGCGGCCACCGAGATGGAGCCGATCACCTGGCCGGGGTTCGCCGGCATCCACCCGTTCGCGCCGGTCGAGCAGGCCGACGGCTACCTTGCGATGATCCGCCAGCTCGAGGGCTGGCTGGCCACCGTCACCGGCTACGACGCGGTCTCCATCCAGCCGAACGCAGGGTCGCAGGGCGAGCTGGCCGGGCTGCTGGCCATCCGCGCCTACCACCGGTCCAATGGTGACGACCAGCGCGACGTCTGCCTCATCCCGTCCAGCGCGCACGGCACCAACGCGGCGTCGGCGGTCATGGCCGGCATGCGGGTGGTCGTGGTCGCGGCCGCCGACGACGGCACCGTCGACCTCGACGACCTCCGGGCGAAGCTGGACGAACACCCTGACCGGCTCGCCGCCATCATGATCACCTATCCGTCCACGCACGGCGTGTACGAGGAAGGAGTCACCGAGATCGCCCGGCTGGTACACGAGGCCGGCGGCCAGGTGTACGTCGACGGCGCCAACCTGAACGCGCTGGTGGGTCTGGCCAAGCCGGGGGAGTTCGGCGCCGACGTCAGCCACCTGAACCTGCACAAGACGTTCTGCATCCCGCATGGCGGCGGCGGCCCTGGTGTCGGGCCCATCGGAGTGCGGGCGCACCTGTCGCCGTTCCTGCCCAACCATCCGATGCTCCCGGAGGCCGGACCGGCGACTGGGGTCGGTCCGATCGCGGCGGCGCCGTTCGGGTCGGCGTCCATCCTGCCCATCCCGTGGGCGTACATCCGGATGATGGGCCCGGACGGGCTGAAGCTCGCCACCCAGACCGCGGTCCTCAACGCCAACTACGTCGCGGCCCGGCTGCGCGAGCACTTCCCGGTGCTCTACACCGGTCGCGGTGGGCTGGTGGCGCACGAGTGCATCGTCGACCTGCGGCCGCTCACGAAGGCCAGCGGCGTCACTGTTGATGACGTCGCGAAGCGGCTCATCGACTACGGGTTCCACGCGCCGACGATGTCGTTCCCGGTGGCCGGGACGCTGATGATCGAGCCGACGGAATCCGAGGACAAGGGCGAGCTGGATCGGTTCTGCGACGCGATGATCGCGATCCGGGCGGAGGCGGACAAGGTCGCCTCCGGCGAGTGGGCGGCCGACGACAATCCGCTGGTCAACGCCCCGCATCCGGCGTCGTCGCTGGTGGCGGAGTGGTCGCACCCGTACGACCGGGCGACGGCCGTCCATCCGTCGCCGTCGTCGCGGGAGGACAAGTACTGGCCGCCGGTGGGGCGCATCGACGGCGCGTACGGCGACCGCCACCTGGTGTGCGCCTGCCCTCCGCCGGAGGCGTTCCAGGACTGAGCATGCCGGTCCCCCGGGGATGACCCCGGGGGACCCCGACCGAAGTCCAGGGTCACACGTCCGCCCCAGGTCGCATGTGCGGGCCGATTCCGCCGCGTAGGGTCGTCAGTGACGAGCCCACGGCCGAGCGGAGAACACGGGGACCATGAACGACGCCATCATCGAAGCTGCCCGGGACGTCATGGGCTCGCCGTGGGTCTATGCGATCCTTTTCGCCATCTCGGCGATTGATGCGTTCTTCCCCGCGGTGCCCAGTGAGAGCCTCGTCATCACCGCCGGTGTCTTCGCCGCCAGCGACGGCCAGCCGAACCTGCTGTTCGTCATCCTGTTCGCCGCCGCGGGCGCGTTCGTCGGCGACCACATCTCCTACTTCATCGGGCGCACCGCGGGCAGTCGGCTGCGCAACCGGCTGGCCGGCGGGAAGAAGGCCACCGCCACCTTCGCCTGGGCCGAACGCATGCTCGGCGAACGCGGCGGCCTGATCATCATCGTCGCCCGCTACATCCCCGGCGGGCGCACCGCCGTGACCCTCACGGCGGGCACGGTCGCCTACCCGCTGCGCAAGTTCACGCCGTTCGACGCGCTGGCGGCCCTGTCCTGGGGCACCTACTCGGGCATGATCGGTTACATCGGTGGTCACGCGTTCGAGGACAACCCGCTGCTGGGGCTCGGGGTCGGTCTCGGGATCGCGCTGGCGGTCACCGGCCTGGTCGAGTTGATCCGGCACCGCATGGCGGTGCGCAACAAGCGCCGGGCGGCCGCGGGGAGCGTGGCGTCGGAGTCGGCCGGGGAGTCCGCGGACGAGTCACCGGGCGACAAACCGCAGGAGCTGGTCTGACGGCGCTGGCCCCCGGCCTGTCCGCGGGTCTGCGGCCACACCTCGCGGTCGTCTCGCGACGCACCACAGGGCTCGGCGCGGGTGCCGTGCTCGCCTTGGCCGAGCTGGGTGCCCTGCTGCTGATCGGGCTCGCGCTGGTGCCGGTCGCGGCCTGGCGGCGTCCGCGCCGGCTGGTGCTGGGTGCGTCCGGCCCGATGGTGGCCCGGTTCACCATTACCGAGCGGCGTCGGCTGCGCCGGTGGTTCGGTGTCGACGCGCCCGCGCCGGCCACGTCCCGGGCGGCTCGCACCTATCTGACGGTCCGGTGTGGCGTCGGCCTGTTGGCCGGCGGCATCCTCCTCCTGCTCGCCTGGGGCCTGGTCATGGTCGGCGTGATGTTCGCGTCGTGGCTGCTCGACATTCCCAGGTCCGGCGACCGGGTGACCGGGTTGACCATCCTGTCGCTGATCCTCCCCGGGCTCGTCCTGCTGTACCTGGCCGTCCAGGGCCTGGTGGGTGTGACCGGGCTGGAGCGGTGGGCCGCGGCCCGCTACCTCGGCCCCAGCCGCACCGAGGCGCTGGAACGGCGCATCGAGCAGCTGGCCGAGAGCCGTGCGGGTGTGGTCGACGCCGTCGACGCGGAGCGGCGCCGCATCGAACGGGACCTGCACGACGGCGTCCAGCAACGGCTCGTGGCCCTGGGACTGTTGCTCGGCCGCGCCCGGCGGGCCACCGACCCGGCCCGGGCCGAGGACCTACTGCGCACCGCGCACGAGGAATCGCAGGGTGTGCTGGCCGATCTGCGCGCGGTCGCCTGGCGGGTCTATCCGACGGCGCTGGACACCCTGGGGCTGGAGGAGGCGCTGACGGCGGTGGCTGAGGGTTCCGGCGCCACCCTGGAGTTCGCCGTGGACGAGCCCCCGCCGCAACCCGTCGCCACGGCCGTCTACTTCGTGGTCGCCGAGGCCGTCACCAACGCCGTCAAACACGCCGCCGCCGGGCGGATCCGCATCGTGGTGCGCCGTGAGCCGGGCGGCGACGGTGACCTGCTTCGCGTGCGGATCCGCGACGACGGCGCCGGCGGCGCGGACCCTCGCGGCGGCGGGCTGTCGGGACTGCACCGGCGGGTGGCGGCCCTGGACGGCCGGTTCAGCGTCACAAGCCCGGCCGGGGGACCGACCGTCGTCGTGGCCGATCTACCCTGCCGGTGAACCCGGGCCGATGACCAGAAGGGCGAACCCGTGCGCGTGATCCTGGCCGAGGACTCCGTCCTGCTGCGGGAAGGGCTGGCCAAACTGCTGGCGGACGAAGGCCACGAGGTCGCCGCGGCGGTCGGTGACGCGGCTGCGCTGCTGGCCGCCGTGGAGCTGGACCGGCCGGACGTCGTCGTCGCCGACGTGCGGATGCCGCCCAGCCACACCGACGAGGGCCTGCGGGCGGTGCTGCGCATCCGGGCGACCTGGCCGGAGGTCGGCGTCCTGGTGCTGTCGCAGTACGTCGAGAAGCGGTACGCCGTCGAGCTGTTCACCGAGCACACCGAGTGCGTGGGCTATCTGCTCAAGGACCGGGTGGCGCACGTCGGCGACTTCCTCGACGCCCTGGATCGGGTGGCCGGCGGGGGAGCGGCCTTCGACGCGGAGGTGGTTCGCCAGCTGATCGCACGTACCAGCCACGGCGACCCGCTGCAGCGGCTGACCCCGCGGGAACGGGACGTGCTGGAGCTGATGGCGCAGGGGCACACCAACGGCGGGATCGGCCGCGCCCTGCACGTCTCGCAGAGCGCGGTCGAGAAGCATGCCAACGCGATCTTCGACAAGCTGGAGCTGTCGGCCGACGGCTACAGCCGCCGAGTGCTCGCGGTGCTGCGTTACCTCGGGTCGTGATCGCGGTGGCGGCCGGCGCGGTGCCGCGCCCGCTCGCGTCCGCTCTCAAGGCGTTCCTGCCGGTCGCGGCGGTTCTGCCGGATCCGCAGCACCACGAACGCCACCACGGCCACGACGACGGCGACGATGACGGCGTACTGGAACAGGTCGGTGTACTCCTCGACCGTCTCCCAGCTCTCGCCCAGCTGGTAGCCGAGCATGATGAACACGGTGTTCCAGATCAGACTGCCCAGCGCGGTGAAGGCCAGGAAGACCGGCAACGACATCCGCTCGACGCCGGCCGGGATGGAGATGAAGCTGCGGAAGATCGGGATCATCCGCCCGAAGAAGATCGTTTTGACGCCGTGTTTGGCGAACCAGTCCTCGGTCTTGTCGACGTCGCTCATCTTGACCAGCGGCAGTTTCGCCATGATCGCGCGAGTGCGGTCGCGGCCGATCGCCGCGCCCACGGCGTACCAGAAGATCGCGCCGACCAGTGACCCCACCGTGGTCCAGACGATGGCCGCGAGGAGATTCATGTCGCCGCGGCTGGCGGTGAAGCCGGCCAGTGGCAAAATGATCTCGCTGGGCAACGGCGGGAAGAGGTTCTCGGCGAAAATGGCCAGGCCGGCACCGACGGCACCCATGGTCTCCATGAGATCGACGGCCCAACCCGCCAGGCCGGTCATCTCGGTGGCAGGGGTGGACAAGCGGATGGTCACCCCCTGACCGTACGGGATGCGCTGCGGGCCGCACGATGAAGGAGGCCGCCCGAACGCCCTGCGGTTCTCCGCAGGGCGCTTCGGCCAGCATCGACACGCGGTGATCGACTCTCGGCGTGTTTGATCGGTTGGCGGCAGTCGTGCCGGTAGCGTCTGGTCTGCCGGGTTGCGGCGGGTTCGTCCAGGCGTGAAGCGGGGTGGTGTCGGTGTCCCGAGAAGTCCGAGCCGTCCTGATCCTGTGCCTCGTGCTGGGCGTGATCGTGGGCGCCGGCCGCGCCGGATCCCCTCCAGGTACGGCGGTGGCCAGCGCGCCGCAGCCGAAGACGTCCGAGCGGCTGCTGTCCAGCATGCCCGCCGGTGACCGGACCGCCGCACCGATGGCGGAGGTCGACACCGCCGGTACCCGGCACCTCACCGGCCAGGAGGGGAAGACGGTCGCGCTCACCTTCGACGACGGCCCGCATCCCGAGTTCACCCCGCGGGTGCTGCGGATCCTCCGCGACCACGACGTCACGGCGACGTTCTGCCTGGTCGGTGAGATGGCCGAGCTCCGGCCCGACTTGATCCGCGACATCGTCGACGACGGCCACACGCTCTGCGACCACACCGTGAGCCACGACACCGAGCTGCCCTCGCGCGACACGAGCGTCATCGAGGACGAGATCGTCGGCACGCTGACGTCGATCCGCGACGCCGTTCCCGACGTCGAGGTGCCGTTCTATCGCGCGCCCGGCGGCAACTTCGCCAGCAACGTCAACGCCATCGCCGGGGAGCACGGGCAGGTTCCGCTGGGATGGAGCATCGACCCCGGCGACTGGCGGAAGCCGGGAGCGCGCGCCCTGCACGACTACGTCGCCGAGCACATCCACCCCGGCGCGGTGATCTTGCTGCACGACGGCGGCGGCGACCGCGCCGGCACGGTCGACGCGCTGCCGGCGATCATTCGCACCCTGCGCCGGGCCGGCTACGAGTTCGTCGTCCCCACCGCATGACTCACGGTGTGGGAACCTGAGACCGTGACAGGGCGCAGCAGTACGCAGCACGAGTCGACCGGCAGCGGCGTGGCCCGGCTGGTCGGCCACGGCATCTGGATGCTCATCCCGGTGCTGAGTCTCAGCTTCCTCGCGTTCCTGCCGGCGGTGCAGGCGTGGTGGCGGGCTCGGACGGCCGGATGGCTGATCACCGCGCTCATCTTGACGGCGTCCTGTGCGGTCATCGTGACCGGGATGGCCCGCGACGCCGGTGGGGCGGGCTACGGTGCGCTGATCATCGGCACCGGCCTGGGCGGCCTGGTGGCGGCGGCGATCGCGCGTCCGGTCGTGTTCGACCGCCGCGCCGAGCCCGAGCTCGACCCGGCCGTGCGGGCTGTGCTGGACGGCCGCGAGCGTCGGCGGCAGGCCCGCGAGATCCTCGAACGTGACCCGGCGATGGCCGTGGAGCTCGGCATCGGCCGGCCCGACCTGCGCGGCGGCTACGACGACGGCGGCCTGGTCGACATCAACCACGTCGGGTCGGACGATCTCGTCGCGATGCTCGGCTGGCCCCGGGCGGCCGCCGACGGCTTCGTCGCCGATCGGGACCGGCGGCGCGGCTATGCGTCGCTGACCGAGATCGCGGCGCTGTCCGGGCTCGATCCGAGTCTGCTGGACCACGGCGCCGAACGTATCGTGCTGCTCCCGTACCGGCCGCGGTGACGGCGACATGAGTGATATGGGCGCACCTGGGGACCAGGACGACCCGGGCGGCGCAGCCGAGCCGCAGGGCCGGTTCGGCCGCTGGCGCCGGGCCGCCGAGTCGGCGGCGACGTCGGCGGCGTCGTCGGCGGGGGAGGCGCGCACCCGGCTGATCCACGAGATCGCGGCCGCGCTGGCGGTCCTGGTGCGCCGGGTTCGGCTGCCGCTGCTGGTCGTCAGTGTGCTGCCGCAGCCGTTCGCGCTGCTGCTGGCGTTGGAAGGGCTGGCCCTGGGCGGCACGCCCGGCGCGGTCGTGGCCGGACTGGCGGTTCTCGGCTCGGTGCCCGGCCTGTGGGTGCTGTGGCGACGGCAGCGGATGGTTCACGCGGTCGATTCGGTCGACGAGCTTGCCGGCGAGCTGGCGCAGGCCTACGACGTCGCCGGGGCCTGGGCGAAAGCCGGTGACGTCCTGACGAAGATGCGCTCGGCCGGCCCCGGGTTGCGAGGTGCCGGCCGCGCGGCGGGTGGCCTCTGGGCCGGCGTGCAGCTGACCCGCGAGCTGTTCGATCGGTTCTCGGACCTGCCGCGCGTTGCGCCGTTTCTGCCGGTGCGTCTGCAGTTCACCGCCTGCCTGTGTGTGGCGTCGATCGTCAGTGCGGTGATCTTGGCCGGGCTGAGTGCGCTGGGCCTGCTGGCCCTGGCCGCCGACGCCGTCATCTGACGCCTCGTCCGTTGATCATCAAGACTTGACCCGGCCATCGTCGGGTCAAGTCTTGATGATCAAGGGAGTCAGGATTCCGCCGTTGTGTACGGGTTGGTCGCCTGCCGTTGGTGTGGCTCCTCCAGGGTGTGACACGCGTAACTCCGTGCCCCCTGAGAACCGGAGGAACCCCCATGACCAGACGTGTCAGGCTGCTGGCCGGCGCAGGTATCGCCGTGATGACGGCGGGCCTGGTCGGCGCCAGCCTCGTGCCGGCCGGCGCCGAGACAGCTCAAGCGGAGACCGCCGAGACCGCGACCGGCGTCGTCTTCGAGGACCTGGACCGCGACGGCAGCCGCGACGACGGAGAGCCGGGCGTCGAGGGCGTGCCGGTGTCGAACGGCCTCGACGTGGTGCTCACCGACGCGCAGGGCCGCTACAGCCTCGCCGTCGACGACCAGACGATCATCTTCGTCAGCAAACCGGCCGGCTGGATGGTGCCGGTGAACGACGTCCAGCTGCCGCAGTTCTACTACACGCACTACCCGAACGGCACACCGTACGAGCTGCGCTACGGCGGGCTGGAGCCGACCGGGCCGCTGCCGTCGTCGGTGGACTTCCCGCTGCACCGGGACGACTCGGCCGACGAGACCTTCACCGCGCTGGCTTTCGCCGACCCGCAGACCCGGAATGTCGGTGAGATCGAGGACCTCGCCGTCGACGTGATCGCCGGGATCGTCGGGCACACCGACGCGACCTTCGGGCTCACCGTCGGCGACATCGTCAACGATCCGCTGGACCTGTTCGCGCCCCACAACGAGGCGGTGGCCCGCATCGGCATCCCGTGGTGGAACACGCCGGGCAACCACGACCAGGACTACGACGCGCCCACCGACGAGAACGCCACCGACACCTACAAGGCCACGTTCGGGCCGACGGACTACTCGTTCGACTACGGCCGGGTGCATTTCGTCCTCATGGACAACGTCGAGCACGCCGGGCCCGGCCACGGCTACCGCGGGTACCTGAGCGCGGAACAGCTGCAGTGGCTCGAGAACGACCTGCGGCACGTGCCCGAGGACAAGCTCGTCGTGATCGGCACCCACATCCCGCTGGCCACCGACGCCACCGCCTCCACCGGGGTGAACACGGTGAACGTGGCCGAGCTGTTCGAGCTGCTGGAGACCCGGGAGCACATCTACACGATCGCGGGCCACGACACGAGCAACAGCTGGCAGATGTACCTGGGGCCGGAGCGCGGCTGGTTCGGCCCGGGCGCGTTCCACCACCAGGTGCTCGCCGAGGTCCGCGGCGGCGGCTGGACCACCGGCCCCACCGACGAGCGTGGCGTACAGGCCGCCGACATGGCCGACGGCAACCCGAACGGCCACTACGAGATCGAGTTCGACGGCACGACCTACACGCCGTCGTTCAAGCCGGCCAGCCTGCCCGAGGACTACCAGATCCGGCTCACCTTCGACGGCGGCTGGGGTGACGAGGTGCGCGTCCCCGGCGGACCGAGCGGATCGGCCGGATTCGCGCCCGGTGACGTGCGGTTCCACGCCCGCGACTGGATCGGCGGCAATGTCCCGCGCCCGGCAGTCACGGCGAACGTCTTCGACGGCGGCGAGCGGCACTCCGTTGAGATCAGTGTCGACGGCGGGCCGTTCGTGCCGATGACGCACCTGGAGCCGGCGAACGACCCGTACATCTCGGTGCTCAGGTCGACGCTCAGCGGGTCCGAGCGGCCGCCCGCGCCCGAGCCGTCGTCGCACCTGTGGTCGTCCCAGCTGCCGCGCGGCCTGCGGGTCGGCGAGCACACCGTCACCGTCCGCAGCACCGACCCGCACGACCAGGTCTCCGAGACGTCCTCGACGTTCGAGGTGATCCCCGGCCGCCCGTGACAGGGTCCCGCGTCGCGGAAGCGAGCGGCAGCGGCCGGCGTCAGTCCGTTGGTACGGGACGGGCGCGCCGGCCGGCCCTGGCAGCGAAGTCGTCGAGGGCGGTGAGCACCTCGGTGGCCTGCCAGAAGCGCCCCCGCCTGCGGCCGGAGAACTCGGTGATGATGCCCGCCTCCTCGAGCTGCCGTATGGCCCGGTGGGCGTTGGCCGACGTCGTCCCCAGCTCGGCCTGGGCCGTGGGGGCGTCGATGACCGGTTGGCGAAGCAGCAGGTCGACCAGCCGCCAGACGGCGGAATCGCGCCGCGCGGTGATGAGATCGTCCCAGCGGGATCGGACGGTCTCGAGTTCGGCCACCAGCTGCCGGCCGTTCGCGACGGCGACGAGCGCAGCCTCCGACATCGCGACCACGATCGGTGCCGGGTCGCCCTGACGGTAGCTGGTCAGCGCCGCGAAGTAGCCGTCGGTGTCGGTGAGCAGGCCGGCGGACACCGGCACGGTGACGTGCCGGCTGAGGCCCTTGGCCCGCAGCATCGCGTGGATCAGCGCGCGGCCGGTGCGGCCGTTGCCGTCGGTGAACGGGTGGATGGTCTCGAACTGGGCGTGCGCAAGCGCCGCGTGGGTGAGCGCGGGGATGTCGTCGCGCCGGGCGAACGCGATGAGGTCGTCCATCGCGGCGCGGACGTGCGCGTGGTGCGGTGGAACGAAGGCTGCCTCGTGCGGGCCCACACTGGTGCCGCCGATCCACACTTGTTCGTCGCGCCATCGCCCGGGCGCGTGCTCCGGTTGATGCGCCATCAGGGCGGCGTGCATCGCGAGGATGGCATCCGCGTCGAGCCGGTCCGCCAACTGCACCGCGGCCTCCATGGCGCGGACGTTGGCGACGATCTGAGCCGCGTTGGTCCGGGCGCCGTCGTCGAGTTCGGCCAACGCGATGGCGCGCGCACCGGACGTGAGGTTCTCGATCTGCGAGGACGAAGCGGACTCCGAACGCAGCAGCAGGGCACCGAACGGGGCGACCTTGGTGCCCACCTCGCCGTCGTGCCGGGCGATCTCGACAGACGCCTCGTCGGCGAG
It encodes:
- the gcvP gene encoding aminomethyl-transferring glycine dehydrogenase, with the translated sequence MSHPLSQIASEAPFVARHVGPRDDEIAKMLDAVGYDSLDALVDAAVPDAIRSVGALDLPPASTEIEALDELRALSRRNQRHTQMIGLGYYDTVTPPVVVRRVLESPAWYTAYTPYQPEISQGRLEALLNFQTMVSDLVGLPTANASLLDEATAAAEAMTLMRRSIRSKTADTVVVDADCLPQTIAVIRTRAEPLGIGVVVADLDQPLPDGDVFGVVVQYPGASGRVRDLRPVIEAAHERGALVTVAADLLALTLLTPPGEQGADVVVGSSQRFGVPLGYGGPHAGYMAVRAGLERGLPGRLVGVSRDAAGAQAYRLALQTREQHIRREKATSNICTAQVLLAVVASMYAVWHGPEGLREIARRAHRHAVELATALRAGGVEVVHDAFFDTVLARMPGRAEAVVADAAELRVNLGLAGADLVRIACDEVTTDADVARVLRAFGITPEPAQGRGDGDEHDAIPAELRRTSGYLTHPVFNTHRSETSMLRYLRRLADKDYALDRGMIPLGSCTMKLNAATEMEPITWPGFAGIHPFAPVEQADGYLAMIRQLEGWLATVTGYDAVSIQPNAGSQGELAGLLAIRAYHRSNGDDQRDVCLIPSSAHGTNAASAVMAGMRVVVVAAADDGTVDLDDLRAKLDEHPDRLAAIMITYPSTHGVYEEGVTEIARLVHEAGGQVYVDGANLNALVGLAKPGEFGADVSHLNLHKTFCIPHGGGGPGVGPIGVRAHLSPFLPNHPMLPEAGPATGVGPIAAAPFGSASILPIPWAYIRMMGPDGLKLATQTAVLNANYVAARLREHFPVLYTGRGGLVAHECIVDLRPLTKASGVTVDDVAKRLIDYGFHAPTMSFPVAGTLMIEPTESEDKGELDRFCDAMIAIRAEADKVASGEWAADDNPLVNAPHPASSLVAEWSHPYDRATAVHPSPSSREDKYWPPVGRIDGAYGDRHLVCACPPPEAFQD
- a CDS encoding DedA family protein, whose translation is MNDAIIEAARDVMGSPWVYAILFAISAIDAFFPAVPSESLVITAGVFAASDGQPNLLFVILFAAAGAFVGDHISYFIGRTAGSRLRNRLAGGKKATATFAWAERMLGERGGLIIIVARYIPGGRTAVTLTAGTVAYPLRKFTPFDALAALSWGTYSGMIGYIGGHAFEDNPLLGLGVGLGIALAVTGLVELIRHRMAVRNKRRAAAGSVASESAGESADESPGDKPQELV
- a CDS encoding sensor histidine kinase, with the protein product MLALAELGALLLIGLALVPVAAWRRPRRLVLGASGPMVARFTITERRRLRRWFGVDAPAPATSRAARTYLTVRCGVGLLAGGILLLLAWGLVMVGVMFASWLLDIPRSGDRVTGLTILSLILPGLVLLYLAVQGLVGVTGLERWAAARYLGPSRTEALERRIEQLAESRAGVVDAVDAERRRIERDLHDGVQQRLVALGLLLGRARRATDPARAEDLLRTAHEESQGVLADLRAVAWRVYPTALDTLGLEEALTAVAEGSGATLEFAVDEPPPQPVATAVYFVVAEAVTNAVKHAAAGRIRIVVRREPGGDGDLLRVRIRDDGAGGADPRGGGLSGLHRRVAALDGRFSVTSPAGGPTVVVADLPCR
- a CDS encoding response regulator transcription factor, whose product is MRVILAEDSVLLREGLAKLLADEGHEVAAAVGDAAALLAAVELDRPDVVVADVRMPPSHTDEGLRAVLRIRATWPEVGVLVLSQYVEKRYAVELFTEHTECVGYLLKDRVAHVGDFLDALDRVAGGGAAFDAEVVRQLIARTSHGDPLQRLTPRERDVLELMAQGHTNGGIGRALHVSQSAVEKHANAIFDKLELSADGYSRRVLAVLRYLGS
- a CDS encoding VTT domain-containing protein codes for the protein MTGLAGWAVDLMETMGAVGAGLAIFAENLFPPLPSEIILPLAGFTASRGDMNLLAAIVWTTVGSLVGAIFWYAVGAAIGRDRTRAIMAKLPLVKMSDVDKTEDWFAKHGVKTIFFGRMIPIFRSFISIPAGVERMSLPVFLAFTALGSLIWNTVFIMLGYQLGESWETVEEYTDLFQYAVIVAVVVAVVAFVVLRIRQNRRDRQERLESGRERARHRAGRHRDHDPR
- a CDS encoding polysaccharide deacetylase family protein — encoded protein: MSREVRAVLILCLVLGVIVGAGRAGSPPGTAVASAPQPKTSERLLSSMPAGDRTAAPMAEVDTAGTRHLTGQEGKTVALTFDDGPHPEFTPRVLRILRDHDVTATFCLVGEMAELRPDLIRDIVDDGHTLCDHTVSHDTELPSRDTSVIEDEIVGTLTSIRDAVPDVEVPFYRAPGGNFASNVNAIAGEHGQVPLGWSIDPGDWRKPGARALHDYVAEHIHPGAVILLHDGGGDRAGTVDALPAIIRTLRRAGYEFVVPTA
- a CDS encoding calcineurin-like phosphoesterase C-terminal domain-containing protein, with translation MTRRVRLLAGAGIAVMTAGLVGASLVPAGAETAQAETAETATGVVFEDLDRDGSRDDGEPGVEGVPVSNGLDVVLTDAQGRYSLAVDDQTIIFVSKPAGWMVPVNDVQLPQFYYTHYPNGTPYELRYGGLEPTGPLPSSVDFPLHRDDSADETFTALAFADPQTRNVGEIEDLAVDVIAGIVGHTDATFGLTVGDIVNDPLDLFAPHNEAVARIGIPWWNTPGNHDQDYDAPTDENATDTYKATFGPTDYSFDYGRVHFVLMDNVEHAGPGHGYRGYLSAEQLQWLENDLRHVPEDKLVVIGTHIPLATDATASTGVNTVNVAELFELLETREHIYTIAGHDTSNSWQMYLGPERGWFGPGAFHHQVLAEVRGGGWTTGPTDERGVQAADMADGNPNGHYEIEFDGTTYTPSFKPASLPEDYQIRLTFDGGWGDEVRVPGGPSGSAGFAPGDVRFHARDWIGGNVPRPAVTANVFDGGERHSVEISVDGGPFVPMTHLEPANDPYISVLRSTLSGSERPPAPEPSSHLWSSQLPRGLRVGEHTVTVRSTDPHDQVSETSSTFEVIPGRP
- a CDS encoding Fic family protein, whose translation is MASDTPWPALGWEEHHWRSSLPPDLVSRRLRGRHAGPYRSAVVPPVEKTQVILPSTVLALADEASVEIARHDGEVGTKVAPFGALLLRSESASSSQIENLTSGARAIALAELDDGARTNAAQIVANVRAMEAAVQLADRLDADAILAMHAALMAHQPEHAPGRWRDEQVWIGGTSVGPHEAAFVPPHHAHVRAAMDDLIAFARRDDIPALTHAALAHAQFETIHPFTDGNGRTGRALIHAMLRAKGLSRHVTVPVSAGLLTDTDGYFAALTSYRQGDPAPIVVAMSEAALVAVANGRQLVAELETVRSRWDDLITARRDSAVWRLVDLLLRQPVIDAPTAQAELGTTSANAHRAIRQLEEAGIITEFSGRRRGRFWQATEVLTALDDFAARAGRRARPVPTD